In Solidesulfovibrio carbinoliphilus subsp. oakridgensis, the sequence CGGGCGGTGGATTCGTACAGGTCGTAGGCGATGTAGCCGGGGTCTTTTTGGGTCGGGGCGACAAGGGCGGTAAGGGCGGTCTTGAGCGCCGCCTCGTTGCCGGGTTTGGCCACGAACTTGGCCACGACGTTGATGGTGCCTTCGGCCATAGACTGGTCCTCCTTCGGATTTGGTCCAATGGTTTCAAGGGCTAGGCCCTTTTCCCCCTGAGGTCAACGGCCGGCGTCCCGCCCCGGGGGCCCCGCCCGGCCCGCCTCCCGGAAAAACCGTGGGGCGGCCCATGTCAAAGCCGTAACCTCCCCACGTCTTGCCGCGAAAGTATTGACCGGTCCCGGCTTCCGCCTTAAATCCAGGGCGAACAAAGGTTTTTTTAAGGCGGACGGATGACCACCAACGGTCGCGAGGACGAGACCCGGATGCGGCTGATCGAGGCCGCGGGCGAAATTTTCTCCTGCAAGGGATTTCAGGCCGCCACCGTCCGTGAGATAACCAAGCTGGCCCAGGCCAATCTGGCCGCCATCCACTACCATTTCGGCAGCAAGGACCGCCTCTACCTGGCCGTCCTCGAACACGCCCACGCCGCGGCCAACCGCAAGTATCCCCCGGACATGGGACTCGCCGACGGGGCCCCGGCAGAGGTCCGGCTCTACGCCTACGTCCGGGCCCTGCTCCTGCGTCTGGCCGACAAGGGCCGGCATGCCTGGCTCTTTCGCCTCATGGCCCGGGAGATGGCCGAGCCTTCGCCAAGCCTGGCCGCCGTGGTCGAGCGGTGCCTGGCCCCGGCCAACGCCGTGCTGCGCGGCATCGTGGCCGAACTGCTCGGCCCGGCCGCCGAGCCCCTGATCGTGGCCCGGTGCGCCCAGAGCATCGTCGGCCAGTGCCGCCACTTTTCCCTGGACCGGCCGGTGCTCACCCGCCTCTACCCGGACTGCGATCCGGGCCAGGGGGGCGTCGAGGCCGTGGCCCTGCACGTCACGCGTTTTTCCCTGGCCGCCCTTGGCGGTCCGGGCGCCTGGGAATTCACTCCCCCAATGCTGGAACCCATTCCTGGAGACGCCTCGTGAGCCGCAAGTTTTTTTCGCGCGCCGTGGTCTTGGCGTTTTCCGTCCTTTTTTTGTGTTCCTGCGGCGGCAACGGCGAGAAAAGCGCCGCCCGCGAAGTGAGGCCCGTGCCGGTCGAGGCCGTCCCGGCCAAGGCCGCCACCCTGCCGCTCATGGTCAAGGCCGTCGGCAACGTGGAGCCCATGGCCACGGTGGCGGTCAAGCCGCAGGTCGGCGGGGCCATCACCGCCCAGCTGGTCCGCGACGGGGCCGACGTGGCCAAGGGCGATCTCCTTTTCCGCATCGATCCCAGGCCCTTCGAGCTGGCCGTCCGCGAGGCCCAGGCCAAGCTCGACCGCGACAAGGCCCTCCTCGTCAAGGCCGAGGAAGACCTCAAACGGTACGTCACCCTCAAATCCAAGGACGTGGTGGCCCAGGAGCAGTACGACCAGACCTATTCCCAGGCCAAGACCCTCGAAGGCACCATCCGCCTCGACCAGGCCACCCTGGAACGGGCCCGCCTCGACCTGGAGTACGCCGACATCCGGGCCCCCATCTCCGGCCGCATCGGCACGGTCCAGCTGACCGCCGGCAATGTGCTCAAGGCCAACGACGACCGCACCATGTGCGTCATCAACCAGATAAGTCCCATATTCATTTCCTTCTCCGTGCCCGAGCGCTACCTGCCGGCCATCATGGCCCGCCAGAAGGAAGGAGGCTTGACGGTCACCTCCGCCCCGGACGGGGAACAGGGCCGGCAGCCGCTGACGGCCAAGC encodes:
- a CDS encoding CerR family C-terminal domain-containing protein, whose product is MTTNGREDETRMRLIEAAGEIFSCKGFQAATVREITKLAQANLAAIHYHFGSKDRLYLAVLEHAHAAANRKYPPDMGLADGAPAEVRLYAYVRALLLRLADKGRHAWLFRLMAREMAEPSPSLAAVVERCLAPANAVLRGIVAELLGPAAEPLIVARCAQSIVGQCRHFSLDRPVLTRLYPDCDPGQGGVEAVALHVTRFSLAALGGPGAWEFTPPMLEPIPGDAS
- a CDS encoding efflux RND transporter periplasmic adaptor subunit, encoding MSRKFFSRAVVLAFSVLFLCSCGGNGEKSAAREVRPVPVEAVPAKAATLPLMVKAVGNVEPMATVAVKPQVGGAITAQLVRDGADVAKGDLLFRIDPRPFELAVREAQAKLDRDKALLVKAEEDLKRYVTLKSKDVVAQEQYDQTYSQAKTLEGTIRLDQATLERARLDLEYADIRAPISGRIGTVQLTAGNVLKANDDRTMCVINQISPIFISFSVPERYLPAIMARQKEGGLTVTSAPDGEQGRQPLTAKLASVDNTVDAKTGAIRLKAIYENTDHRLWPGQFVRVDLTLATLTDAVVIPTRAVMDGLKGPYVFLIGKGGLAEVRQIATGPIVEAQTVVEKGLVPGDMVVVDGQVRLAPGTKAEIKTAAATADAGPKNGTEAGQ